The Microbacterium oleivorans genome contains the following window.
CGGGAGACATGCAGGCATCGCCGCAGCACCGGGCGCTGAGTCTTTTCCCGGAGGTCACCTCAGCAGTGTCTGCCGCAACCTCGTCGCGCGCACGAGGTGCGCCTGCTCGTCGGCGAGCGCCTGGTCGTCGCGTCCGGTCAGTGCCCGCTGCCGGGCGGCTGCCAGCCGCGTCGCCTCGGCGATGAAGGCCCGCATCGTCTCGGCGCGACCCCCCGGGAGCGTCCGCGCCCACGCGATCGCCCGCCGCCGCCCGGCGCCTGTGGCGAGCAGATCGACCTCGACCGGCGTGAACCATCCCGCTGCGGCGTAGTCGCCCAGACGTTCGCGCGTGAGCCGCGACTCCTCGCGACGCAGCAGGATCACCCCCAGCACGAAGCCCACGAACAGCGGCACCTGCAGCGTGGCGTACAGGCCGAAGAAGTCCGTGAACACCGCGGAGCCGTTCCAGAGCGCGTGGAGCAGGATCGCCGCGGCGAGTCCCCCCGCCCACGGTGCGAAGACCGCTCCCCCGCGTGCGCCCCGGCGCACCGCGAGTCCGACGGCGAAGCCCGTCGCAGCGGTGAACATGACGTGCGCGAAAGGCGAGAGGATGCCGCGCAAGACGAAGGTGACGGTCACCTGGGCCACACCGCCCGAGATGAGACTGTCGGCGAAGTACAGGATGTTCTCGGTGAAGGCGAACCCGGCGCCGATCATGGCGCCGTACACCACGCCGTCGACGGGACCGTCGAAGAAGCGCCGTCCCAGCCGCAGCACGAGGAGGATGCCGAGTCCCTTCGCGATCTCCTCGACGAGCGGAGCCTGCACCACGCTGGCCATCGCCGACGACACCGCGTCGCGCGGTGGGCCGAGCGCGATGCTCAGTACGAGGTCGACTCCGAGCGCGATGACCACCGACGCGACCGCGCCCCAGCCCAGCGCGAGCCACAGCAGTCGCGGCGGCTCGGGCTCCCACCGGTCGACGATGCGCACGACCCAGAGCACCCCGAGCAACGGCAGCAGCGCGAGCACGGCGCCCACGACGGATGCCGCCACGCCGAGGAAAGACACGAGGTAGGCCGCGAGGCCGAGCAGAAGCACGAGGAGCACGGCTCCGACCCAGACGACGCCCCAGCCGCCGGGTCGACCGCCCACGGGTAGGACGGGAGGCGAGGTCGGCGCGGCAGGAACGGGCGCCGGACGACCGGGCTGCGGCTGCGAGAGCGGTGACGGGAACGACACGCCCCCACACTAGGGGCGCGCCGGGCCGACGGAGAGCCGGATCACCGCCGGGCCGCCGCCGGGTAGCCTGGTCGCATGCGCTTTGCCCACGTGATGACTGCGGGGGCCGACGATCCCCGCCTCGTGCTCGTCGCCGACGACCGTGCCACGTTCGTCGGCGACCTCTTCGCCGGCGCACCCGAAGGCTTGCAAGATCTCATCGAGCGCGGCGACGACGGGCTCGCCCGCGTCGCCGATGCCGTCGCCGAGACCGATGTCGTCTGGCACGATCTGCACGCCGCCTCCTACGCCTCGGCGGTGCTGTCACCCCCGATCGTGCTGGCGGTGGGCCTGAACTACGCCGCTCACTCGAGCGAGCTCGGTCTCAAGGCCGACAGCGCGCCGACCGTGTTCACCCTCTGGCCGAACTCGCTCACCGCGCACGAGGCCACCACGTCGTGGCCGAGAACCCTGAGCGAGTCGGTCGACTACGAAGCCGAGCTCGGGGTGATCATCGGCTCGGCGGCCAAGGACGTCGCCGCCGACGACGCCCTCGCGCACGTATGGGGCTACACCGTCGTCAACGACATCACCGCGCGCGACATCCAGTTCTCGGAGGCGCAGTGGTCGCGCTGCAAGTCGTTCGACGGCTTCACCCCGACCGGGCCGTTCGTCGTCACCGCCGACGAGATCCCCGACCCGCAGGACCTCCACATCTGGGCCGTCGTGGACGGCCAGACGGTGCAGGACGCCTCGACCGGACAGATGATCCGCTCGGTCGCGACCCTCGTCGCCCATCTCTCGACGGCTGCGACGCTGCTGCCCGGGACACTCATCTCCACGGGCAGCCCCGGTGGCGCGGGCTATTCGCGCGACCCGCAGATCTTCCTCCGCGACCGTTCGATCGTCACGGTGGGCATCGACGGCATCGGCGAGCTGCGCACGCACTGCCGCATCACGGGCTGAGGGCCGCCTCCGGGTCGCAGCCGCAACTGCGCCCGAGACGAAGCCCCACCTCGACGCGCACGCTGCGCCGCCCGACCGACCCGTCGCCCGGGTCGGTGAGCAGCAGATGGGCGGCGAGTCTGCCCATCAGCTCCATCGGCTGACGCACCGTCGTCACCGTGGGTGACGACGTGCGGACGGCCTGGATGCCGTCGAAGCCGGCCAGCCGCACCTCCTGCGGCACCGAGACGTCATGCGCGTGCAGCACATCGAGGGTCGCGAGCGCCAGCTGATCGGTCGCGCAGAGCACCGCGTCGGGGAGTCTGCCGTCGCGGATCCGTGCGGTCAGCCCCGGGAAGCGGGGCGCGCGCTCGAGGTCGACGGTGTCGATCACCTCGGCCCTCGCGCCGGGGTGGGCCGCGACGGCGTCGAGGAACGCCGAACGTCGCTCGTCGGTGTCGAAGCCGGCCGGGGCATCGATCCACCCGAACGATCGGACGCCGTGCTCGTGGACGAAGTGATCCACCAGCATCCGCTCTCCGCCGGCGTTGTCGGCGAGGACGTGGTGGGCATCGCCGATCTGCGAGCTGAGCACGACCACGGGCAGGGTGGAGGCCACCGAACCGAGCGACGCGTCGACGGTCGCACCCGGGAGGATCGCGAGGCCGTCGACCTGTCCGGCCGTGTCGGCGATCTCCGAGACACCCAGGCCACCGGTGCTCAGCAGCACGGCGGTGCCGTTGCGCTTGCACTCCAGCACGAATCCACGCTGGATCTCGTCGACGTACAGCGGGAACGTGCGAGGCTCGCTGCGTCGCGCGTCCTCGGCGGCATCCCAGGCCAGCAGACCATCGCCGACGTCCAGCTCGGCGAGGTCGGTGAGCCGGCCCGGCTGAGCATCCACCGGGTGGGCGGAGTCGACCGCGACCGGGGTCGCCGACTCCACCAGCAGGTCGAACAGGTGGAGCCCGAGCACGCCGGTACGTCCGCGGGCCAGGTTGCGTGCCGATCCGCTGGGCACGTAGCCCAGCTCGCGCGCGACCTGCAGCACGGCGTCGCGGGTCTCGCTGCGCACCTTGTCGGGCCGACGGAACGCGAACGAGACGGTGGCGATCGACACTCCGGCGCGCTCGGCGACGTCGTAGACGGTGGGACGCCCGATCGCCATGACTACCTCGATTCCTCGGGGAGTCTACCCAGCGCGCTCACGCCGTCACGATCGACAGTCCGCTCCCCCGCGGGAAGACCGGATCGACGGTGTCGCCCGGCACGTCGGTGCGCGATCGCCGCACCTCGTCCATCGAACGCGGGACCTCGATGGGCAGCCGTCCCCGCGGTGCGACCTCACCGGTGAGCGCCGCGAGCACCGCGGCATCCGAGCTTCCGTAGTCGGCGACCACGGCCGAGGCGATGGGGAGGAAGGGTGTGAGGATGGCCGGACGGTCCAGACCCACCACGAGCACGAGCGGGGCGTGCCCGGCCACGCGGGCCAGTCGCGCCACGAGCCCGGGTCCGAACTCGAGGGAGCCCTGGTGGAACCACTTCTCGAGGAAGAGGTCGTCGCGCGGTTCGAACGGGGCACCCACGCGCACCAGCGCGACATCCGCATCCTCGGGGCTCGCGACGCGCACACCGTAGGGGGCCAGGGCCTCGTCGCGGATGTTCTCGGCGTAGATCCTCGGTCGCGCAGCGGAGGCCAGCGGAAGGACGTCGCCCCGGTTCTGCAGCACGGTGAGCGATTCGGCCTGGGCACGGGTGCCGAGTTCGCGGAACTCGGCGTTGCCGACGATGCGCTCGGCTTCGTCCTCGTCGACGTAGGGGTCGTCGAAGAGCCCGAGCCGGAACTTCACCAGCAGGATGCGACGGGCCGAGGCGTCGACGCGCTCGATCGGCACGACTCCGCGCTCGACGAGGTCGACCAGCAGCTCGGTGCACTCCTCGCCGCCGAACTGGTCGACACCCGCCTCGAGCAGGCGCAGCATCCTCTCGGTCGGATCCAGCTCTTCCACTCCCCAGGCCCGGGCCGGGAGGACCTGGTCGCCCACGTGGTTGTCGTTGACGAGCTCCCAGTCGGTGACGACGACGCCGTCGTACCCGAGCTCGTCGCGCAGCAGATCGGTGATGATCTGCCGGTTGTAGGCGAAACCCACCTCGGCGATGGGCCGACCGTCGCGGACGAGACCGACCGGCATGCCGTAGTAGGGCATCATGCCCGCCGTGCCGCGCCGGATCGCCTCGCGGAACGGCTCGAGGTGGTAGTCGAACAGGCCGCCGGGGTAGACCTGCTCGCGGCCGTACGGGAAGTGCGCATCCTCGCCGTCGAGCTGGGGCCCGCCGCCCGGGAAGTGCTTCGTGGTGCAGGCGACGCTGTCGGGACCGAGCTCGTCGCCCTGGAAGCCGCGCAGATACGCCGCCGTGATCTGAGACACGCGCTCCGCGTCGTACCCGAACGTCTGCGCCTGGCGCGCCCAGCGGGCCTCGGTCGGCAGGTCGATCTGCGGATGCAGCGCGGCGCGGATGCCGACGGCGCGGTACTCCCGGCGCGCGACGTCGGCGAACTGCTCGATGACCTCGCGGTCGTCGAGGGCGGCCAGCCCCATCGGCTCAGGCCACTGCGAGAAGGGGCCCGCCGAGAAGGCGACGCCGGTGTTCTCGACGAAGGCGTGCCGCGGGTCGGTGCTGATCGTGACGGGCACGCCGTGCGGGGTGCTCTCGGCGAGGCGCTGGAGGTTGTTGTTCCAGCGGGCGCCCTCGCGGGCCGAACGGATCGCGTGGACGTTGAAGTGCGACATGTTCTTGCCGACGACGACGTCGGAGGTCGGCGATTTCGAGATCGCTCCCGGTGCCTCGAGCACCTCCCCCTCGGGGCCGATCTCGATGACCGTCTGGAACATCAGCCCGATCTTCTCGGCCGGCGACAGCCGTGCGAGTAGATCGTCGGTGCGCACCTCGGGGCTCAGGCGCGGGTCTTCGTACGGGTCGAGCACGCCGTTGCCGTTGAGATCGCGGAAACGGGTGCCGTCGGGTGCGGTCAGGAGATCGGGTCGCATGGGGGGACTTTCGCTCGAGGGGGAGGACGGATGCGGCGACGCAGGGGTCACTTGAGGCCGGTGGTGGCCACGCCGCGGATGAACCAGCGCTGCAGGAACACGAACAGCACGATGATCGGGGCGATCACGAGCACCGAGCCGGCCAGCAGCAGTCCGTAGTTGGTGGCGTTCTGCCCGGTCGAGTACAGCGACAGCGCGACCGGCAGGGTGTACATGTCCTCGGTCTGGGCCGACACCAGCGGCCAGAGGAAGTTGTTCCACGACGCCAGGAACGTCAGGATGCCGAGGGTCGCCAGCGGCGGGCCGCACAGCGGCATCACGATGCGCGAGAAGATGCGCCACTCCCCCGCTCCGTCGAGACGTGCCGCCTCGAGCAGGGCGTCGGGGATGCCCGCGACGAACTGCCGCATCAGGAACACCCCGATGGGAGCGGTGATGAACGGCAGGATCAACGCCGGGTACGTGTTGACCAGCCCGAGCGAGGACACCATCACGAACAGCGGGACGAAGGTCACCACCCCCGGCACCATCAGGGTGACCATCACCAGCAGGAAGAGCACGCGCTTGCCCGGGAACTCCATCTTGGCCAGCGCGTAGCCGACCATCGAGCAGAACACCATGTTGCCGAGCACCGTGACGACGGCGACGACGAGGCTGTTGAGGAAGAAGTGCCCGAAGTCGAGCGGTCCGAACCACTGCGCGAAGTTCTCGCCGGTGGGGTTCTCGGGCAGCCAGGTCGGCGGACGCTGGAGGATCTCGCCCTGGGTCTTGACCGAGCCGAGGAGCATCCAGACGAACGGGATCAGCCACACGACGAGGCCGACGGCTAGGACGCTGTAGGTGATGGCGCGCGGGCCGAGACCGCGGCGGCGACGGCTCCGCGCGGGCGGCGTCGGGGCGACGGTGTCGACCACCGGGGCGGGGATCGTTGTCATCGGGTCAGTCCTTCGAACGGAGCAGCCGGAACTGCAGCAGGCTCAGCAGGGCGATGGCGAGGAAGAGCACGTAGCTCGCGGCCGAGGCCAGGCCGTACTCGCCGAAGCCGAACTGCTGGAAGGTGTAATAGGCGACGGAGAGCGTGGAGTCCAGAGGTCCGCCCTTGGTCATCACGAACGCCTCCTCGAAGAACTGCAGGTAGCCGACCGAGATGAGCACGGCGCCGAGAAGGATCGTGGGGCGCAGCAACGGCAGCGTGACCGATATCAGCCGCCGCCAGGAGGAGGCGCCGTCCATCGTCGCCGCCTCGTTGACGTCCTGGGGCACGGCCTGCAGGCCGGCGAGGAAGATCACCATGAGCGTGCCGACGTTGCGCCACACCGCCATCATGATCAGCGACGGGAGGGCGAAGGATGGGTCGTTCAGCCAGTTCGGCCCGTCGATGCCGACGAGCGCCAGCGCGGAGTTGAGCAGGCCGTCGGGCTGCAGGATGTACCGCCAGACCACGGCGATCGCCACGATGCTGGTCACGACGGGGGCGTAGAAGCCGACGCGGAAGAACGCCACGATGCGTCCGCCGCCGCTGTTGAGCGCGAGGGCGAGGGCGAGCGCCAGCACCATCGTCACCGGGATGCCGACGACGACGAAGATCGCCGTGACCCCGAGGGAGGTGATGAAGCGCGGGTCGCCGAAGAGGGTCGCGAACTGGTCGAGCCACACGAAGTTCACCGCGAACGGGGAGGAGATGTCCCGCGCGGTGAAGTCGGTGAACGACATCGCGAACGACCCGACGATCGGGAAGAGCATGAAGACCGCGAACACCGCCACGAAGGGCAGGCAGAACGCCCAGGCGATGACCGCCTGACGCCGGCGCTGGCGGGCATGCAGGCCACCGGGCCGGGAGGCCCCGCGGCCGGAGTCGGTGACGGCTCCGGCCGCGGGAAGGGTGGACGTGGACACCGGGATCACTCCAGGCCGATGGCGTCTGCGTCGGCCTGCAGAGTCGTGAGCACCGAGGCGACATCGGCTCCGCCGCGGCGGAGCTGTTCGAGCGCCTGGTCGCCCTTGGCCGCGACCTGCACCCAGCTGGTCGTCACGGGCGGGGCCTTGGCCGTCTGCAGCTGCTCGCCGAACGTGCTGAGGCTCTCGTCGTCGGCCAGAGCCGGCGCATCCCACGCCGCCTGGAGCGCCGGGAGGTCACCGGTCTGCTCGTAGAACGCCGTCTGAGTGTCAGCCTCGCTCATCCAGCGGACGAGCTTCCAGGCCGACTCGGCGTTCTGACTGTTCTCGAAGACGACGAGGTTGGCCCCACCGCTGAACGACACCGAGCCCTCGTTCGCCGGGAGCACCGCGGTGGCGTACTTCGATACGAAGTCCTCCCCGCCCACGAGCTCGAGCTGGCCGCGGAGGAACGGTCCTTCGACCACCATGGGCGTGGTGCCCGAGACGAACTCGGCCTCGGTCGCCCCGGCCGACACATCGGCGTTCGCGTCGGCCAGGCCCGCGTCGAAGAAGCTCTGGTAGTACGACAGCCCCTCGGCCATCTCGGGGGTGTCGAGCGTCCATGCGTCGCCGTCGACCAGCTCGGCGCCCGCCGACCAGGGCATCCACATCGCGCCCTGGAACGAGTCGTTGCCGCCGGGGAGCCGGATGCCGAAGTCGGCTCCGGCCTTCTCCTGCATGTCGGCCGCCAGCTGCTGCAGCTCGTCCCAGTCGGCGGGAGCCTGCGTCCACCCCGCCTGCTGTGCGAGGTCGGTGCGGTAGTACAGCACGCGGGTGTCGACGTACCACGGAACACCGGCGACACGATCGTCGAACTCGGTGGTGCTGCGGGCACCGGGGAAGAAGCCGTCGGTGGAGATCTCGCCCGGAACCGTCGCGAACGCGTCGCCGAAGTCGGCCATCCACGTCGAGCCGACCATTGCGACATCGGGGGTGTTGCCGCCGGCGATAGCCGTCTGGAACTTGTTGTGGGCCGAGTCCCACGGGATCGCGGTGACCTCGATCGAGACGTCGGGGTTCGCCTCTTCGAACTCCGCGACGAACTCGGGCAGGGCCTCGCCCTCGGCACCCATCGCCCACACGGTGATCGTGCCGGTCGCCGGGCTGTCGTCGATGGACGTCACCTCGGCGGGCCCGGTCGCAGCCTCATCGGCGCGGCCGCACCCGGTCAGGATGAGCGAGACCGCGGCGAGCGTCGCCACTCCCCCAGCCACTGTTCTGAACTTCACGTCTTCCTCCTTGAATCGCGGGATCGCCGGGGCGATCAAAGCGCTTAAACCATCGCGCGTTGGTCAGTTTAAGCGCTTTGATCACAGCAGCGCAAACGACTCGAAGAGTTCTGGGCGATGCGCGAGAAAGCCCCCGCGGACCTGTC
Protein-coding sequences here:
- a CDS encoding extracellular solute-binding protein, which produces MKFRTVAGGVATLAAVSLILTGCGRADEAATGPAEVTSIDDSPATGTITVWAMGAEGEALPEFVAEFEEANPDVSIEVTAIPWDSAHNKFQTAIAGGNTPDVAMVGSTWMADFGDAFATVPGEISTDGFFPGARSTTEFDDRVAGVPWYVDTRVLYYRTDLAQQAGWTQAPADWDELQQLAADMQEKAGADFGIRLPGGNDSFQGAMWMPWSAGAELVDGDAWTLDTPEMAEGLSYYQSFFDAGLADANADVSAGATEAEFVSGTTPMVVEGPFLRGQLELVGGEDFVSKYATAVLPANEGSVSFSGGANLVVFENSQNAESAWKLVRWMSEADTQTAFYEQTGDLPALQAAWDAPALADDESLSTFGEQLQTAKAPPVTTSWVQVAAKGDQALEQLRRGGADVASVLTTLQADADAIGLE
- a CDS encoding LacI family DNA-binding transcriptional regulator, which encodes MAIGRPTVYDVAERAGVSIATVSFAFRRPDKVRSETRDAVLQVARELGYVPSGSARNLARGRTGVLGLHLFDLLVESATPVAVDSAHPVDAQPGRLTDLAELDVGDGLLAWDAAEDARRSEPRTFPLYVDEIQRGFVLECKRNGTAVLLSTGGLGVSEIADTAGQVDGLAILPGATVDASLGSVASTLPVVVLSSQIGDAHHVLADNAGGERMLVDHFVHEHGVRSFGWIDAPAGFDTDERRSAFLDAVAAHPGARAEVIDTVDLERAPRFPGLTARIRDGRLPDAVLCATDQLALATLDVLHAHDVSVPQEVRLAGFDGIQAVRTSSPTVTTVRQPMELMGRLAAHLLLTDPGDGSVGRRSVRVEVGLRLGRSCGCDPEAALSP
- a CDS encoding carbohydrate ABC transporter permease codes for the protein MSTSTLPAAGAVTDSGRGASRPGGLHARQRRRQAVIAWAFCLPFVAVFAVFMLFPIVGSFAMSFTDFTARDISSPFAVNFVWLDQFATLFGDPRFITSLGVTAIFVVVGIPVTMVLALALALALNSGGGRIVAFFRVGFYAPVVTSIVAIAVVWRYILQPDGLLNSALALVGIDGPNWLNDPSFALPSLIMMAVWRNVGTLMVIFLAGLQAVPQDVNEAATMDGASSWRRLISVTLPLLRPTILLGAVLISVGYLQFFEEAFVMTKGGPLDSTLSVAYYTFQQFGFGEYGLASAASYVLFLAIALLSLLQFRLLRSKD
- a CDS encoding fumarylacetoacetate hydrolase family protein, translating into MRFAHVMTAGADDPRLVLVADDRATFVGDLFAGAPEGLQDLIERGDDGLARVADAVAETDVVWHDLHAASYASAVLSPPIVLAVGLNYAAHSSELGLKADSAPTVFTLWPNSLTAHEATTSWPRTLSESVDYEAELGVIIGSAAKDVAADDALAHVWGYTVVNDITARDIQFSEAQWSRCKSFDGFTPTGPFVVTADEIPDPQDLHIWAVVDGQTVQDASTGQMIRSVATLVAHLSTAATLLPGTLISTGSPGGAGYSRDPQIFLRDRSIVTVGIDGIGELRTHCRITG
- a CDS encoding glycoside hydrolase family 3 protein, whose translation is MRPDLLTAPDGTRFRDLNGNGVLDPYEDPRLSPEVRTDDLLARLSPAEKIGLMFQTVIEIGPEGEVLEAPGAISKSPTSDVVVGKNMSHFNVHAIRSAREGARWNNNLQRLAESTPHGVPVTISTDPRHAFVENTGVAFSAGPFSQWPEPMGLAALDDREVIEQFADVARREYRAVGIRAALHPQIDLPTEARWARQAQTFGYDAERVSQITAAYLRGFQGDELGPDSVACTTKHFPGGGPQLDGEDAHFPYGREQVYPGGLFDYHLEPFREAIRRGTAGMMPYYGMPVGLVRDGRPIAEVGFAYNRQIITDLLRDELGYDGVVVTDWELVNDNHVGDQVLPARAWGVEELDPTERMLRLLEAGVDQFGGEECTELLVDLVERGVVPIERVDASARRILLVKFRLGLFDDPYVDEDEAERIVGNAEFRELGTRAQAESLTVLQNRGDVLPLASAARPRIYAENIRDEALAPYGVRVASPEDADVALVRVGAPFEPRDDLFLEKWFHQGSLEFGPGLVARLARVAGHAPLVLVVGLDRPAILTPFLPIASAVVADYGSSDAAVLAALTGEVAPRGRLPIEVPRSMDEVRRSRTDVPGDTVDPVFPRGSGLSIVTA
- a CDS encoding PrsW family intramembrane metalloprotease translates to MGGRPGGWGVVWVGAVLLVLLLGLAAYLVSFLGVAASVVGAVLALLPLLGVLWVVRIVDRWEPEPPRLLWLALGWGAVASVVIALGVDLVLSIALGPPRDAVSSAMASVVQAPLVEEIAKGLGILLVLRLGRRFFDGPVDGVVYGAMIGAGFAFTENILYFADSLISGGVAQVTVTFVLRGILSPFAHVMFTAATGFAVGLAVRRGARGGAVFAPWAGGLAAAILLHALWNGSAVFTDFFGLYATLQVPLFVGFVLGVILLRREESRLTRERLGDYAAAGWFTPVEVDLLATGAGRRRAIAWARTLPGGRAETMRAFIAEATRLAAARQRALTGRDDQALADEQAHLVRATRLRQTLLR
- a CDS encoding carbohydrate ABC transporter permease, with translation MTTIPAPVVDTVAPTPPARSRRRRGLGPRAITYSVLAVGLVVWLIPFVWMLLGSVKTQGEILQRPPTWLPENPTGENFAQWFGPLDFGHFFLNSLVVAVVTVLGNMVFCSMVGYALAKMEFPGKRVLFLLVMVTLMVPGVVTFVPLFVMVSSLGLVNTYPALILPFITAPIGVFLMRQFVAGIPDALLEAARLDGAGEWRIFSRIVMPLCGPPLATLGILTFLASWNNFLWPLVSAQTEDMYTLPVALSLYSTGQNATNYGLLLAGSVLVIAPIIVLFVFLQRWFIRGVATTGLK